In Takifugu flavidus isolate HTHZ2018 chromosome 1, ASM371156v2, whole genome shotgun sequence, the DNA window tttgagaaatgtGAGGGCCTTGCCATGTCTCAAGAGGAGGGAACAAACAGGAGATGATGAAGTAGAAGATTACATGAGAAGTATGCAGCAAGCAAAAGATATTCAAAGAACAAATAATCTGCCAGATATGCCTTTTCCTCCGTAGGAAGAAGATAACAGCATTGACGTGGGAAACTATGTGTGGTTGAAGCGCATTCGAAGAGCCAAGTGGAGCCACGCTGGGAAGGTCCGTTCCAGATCCTGCTGAAGACACCTACAGCGATGCGGATAGCGGAACAACCCTCGTGGATACATCTTTCCCACTGTAAGAAACAACGGACACTTCCAGGTGAAAACAAGGGCGCAGTGACGGTTTGTCCGTAAACGGCTGatggcctgtataggtccagcaacggctgaaccccgtctgaacctgagaagaggagggaaagaaatgtTGTTCCTCCTGATTGTGCGACTCAGACGTGGAGTCGGACAAGATGAGGAGTGTGCGCTATGTTTGGAGAACATTGCTGCAcattcattcctaacaacacagCCTCAGATGGAAGCCTCACCCGTGCTCCCCGCAGTCTTGGAGGACTgctcctgttcccgagttccCTGCAGTCCAGAGGGACTGCTTCTGCTTTGAGGACTCACCGCTGGACCCCACCGACAGCCCAACGAGAAAGATGCAACAACAGAGGAGTAAAAGATCGTACTCAGTGCAGCAATGGCACAGCTCACTTCTCTATTCTATGGATATGTGTCACTACAGCTATCTCACCAGTAACCACACAAATGGATCAACTCTATCCTCTACTCGACAAGGATGGTGATATGATATTTTTTGCTCAAAGCAAAATAACCGTGTGTCATTAGTATAGATGTGATTTTGgacaacaacatttttttatttctttaatatttCAGCTACAAACTACCATGTCAGAAATGTGGGATGTGCAGTACACTTGTTACAGAAAAGTAATTTATTATATTGAAGTAATTTAATGAGAATGATATAATTGACAATTATGTTATTTCCATCCCGTTATTTTGGTTGTCCtatttgaactttgaacttctGGCTAGTCTTGAATGCCCTCTAGAGGTCGTTGATGTTTAACCCTTTCATCTCAGataatttgggggaaaaaattgtCAAacattggttaaaaaaaaaaatgctaccATTatataaaaagcagcatttaagtAAAGTAATCAAGGAACAAAGTCTAGTGCAGCTCTACAGTACACAAAACACAGGTGGTGCCATCGCAAATGAATAATagataataattaaaatagctGGCATctaattttattgatttttgttGACTTATGGTTGATTATTCATTGCACCCTGAATGATACACCACATTTTGTGCATTTCAATTTGTTTGCATGCACTCAAAAAAAATGGTGGACCTCAAGGAGATGCCCAGGGAACATTATTTGATGACATGGACAACCACACTGATTGTCAGTGTAGACGAAATGCTGGTAAGAACAATTGGCCTGTAGCTGTCTATTTTCCAGCTTTGTCGTTACCAATTGGCACTAACAAAACAGAAAGCCATATGTAATTATAAAAGCAGTAAAACATAAAGAGAGCAGTGCAACAGCTCGCATAGTTTAGGTGTTCAGCAGTAATGTAATCAAGACCACTGGCTCTATAATTATAGATTTTactaagagagagagagagagagcaaagacaGATTTGATTAACATTATAACATTCATTATGTTTACTCTTATGTTCTGTTTGGATGACAAACGCTATTCAACCACAGCATTAGCATGGTTTGGTACCCTTTCTACACTTCACTTTTATATTTTTGATTGTGTTTACTGTGACCACGGTGAGAATTTTGGCATCAAAACAAATACAGCAGCACCTAAAGGCTTAAAAGCATGACAATGAAATTAATTCTAATTTATGATTAGAAATTTTGCTTACAACAACAATGATCACCCTAACCCAAttctgtccctaaccctaaccctaaccctaacctaaccctaaccctaatcctaaaatggcgctgtctcaggcggcagccagtagtagcagctccctaaacttaattgttcttttttaaactttcgtagtgttttctatacttgtttacattcttttctatttggattttctttctttctttccattttcaactggagtattcagacaccatgttctggaggctcgaatacttttttctctgttttgcggtgcttgggttattcgcggcccccatcagctgtgccaAGAAGCGGAGCGGTATTGTCTATACACgcgaccagctgatggctctaagaccaccatcctttgtggtcggagagaagccccaaatccctaaggaggtgaggaggaaacaacgagggactaaggctggagttaaacagaggatgaagaggcgacgttttaaaccctgcgtccccgcggtcataacggggaatgtcaggtccctggcaaataagatggacgagctggaggcgctcacacggacccagcgggagtacagagaggccagtatcatgtgtttcacggagacatggctccatggactgataccggactctaatgtgacgatcgctggtttcaccaccgtgcgagcggaccgagacaccaccgcggccggtaagaagaaaggagggggactggccgtgttccttagcaacaggtggtgcagcccggagcatattcacgtcaaggagcgcgtgtgcagtcccgacgtggaacttattgctatcggactccgtccatactatttgccacgggagtttactaacgtcatcgccatcaccgtttatattcctccgaccggtaaagcggactcggcctgtgacgtcatccactctgtcacggctgacctgcagactaaacatcccggagcctttatcctcatcacaggggacttcaatcatgcctcccttaagtccactctccctacattccaccagtatgtccagtgcagcacgagagacaggaagactttggatctactgtatgctaatatcaccaatgcatacacctccactgcactccctccgctaggcaagtctgaccacaatctcgtgctgctctccccatcatacacacctgtggttcagcagcaaccagtcactgtgaggactgttatgaaatggtcagatggtgccatggactgtctgcgggatgccctggagaccaccaactggtctgctctctgtgaaccacatggtgaggacctggatggactgacagactgtgtttccgactacatcaagttctgcactgagaactccgtccccaccaagaaggtacgctgttacccaaacaacaaaccatgggtgacaagtgacctgaaggcccttttgaataagaagaagagggccttcactgctggggacccggctgagctcaggagtgtacagaaggaactgaaacgcagtctgaaggagagcaaggatgcctacaggaagaagctggaggagagactggagaggaaccagaccagggatgtttggagtgggatgaggacgatcactggcttccagaagaaaggaatacgctcagctgatgggaacgtggaccaagccaatgagttgaaccagtttttcaacaggtttgactctagctccccctcccccagctgtcccaatattcctctggataacaatgggtccccttcacacctcccagagcccctaacacctctgccaacttcttccccctcccccctgctgacaccctacatggatcccagcatgtcacccatccccccgacaggactgtccttcacgtctggccaggtgaggagagagctggagaggctcaaccagagaaaggctgccggaccggacggcatcagcccacgagtgctgaggaactgctccaggcagctgtgtggaatactgcagcacctgttcaaccagagccttcatcttcagaggatcccagtgctttggaagacatcctgcctggtcccggtgccaaagaagacccatcctgtggcaccgagtgactacaggccaatagcactgacctcccacattatgaaggtcatggagcggctggtgctgtcacacctcagacctctggtgagcccctttcaggaccctctgcagtttgcctatcagcccaaggtgggggttgatgacgcagtgatatacctgctgcagagggcttactcctccttggacagactaaacaccacagtgcgggtcatgttcttcgacttctcttctgccttcaacaccatccagccaagactgctgagggcgaagttggagaagatgcagatggatgctccccttgtttcttggatcgaggactacctgacaggtcggccacagtttgtgagactgcggagctgtgtgtccgaccccctgatgagcaacacaggagctcctcaaggaactgtgctctccccattcctgttcaccacctacacagccgacttccagtaccactctgagacatgtcatctccagaagtactcggatgacacagtcatagtcgggtgtgtggagaatggacaggaggatgaatacagggaccttgtggagagttttgtcaggtggagcagggagaaccttctgcagctcaacgtgaccaagacgaaggagatggtggtggatttcagaaaaagcaagtccccaccctccccagtctgcatcagtgggaaagaagtggaactagtcccatcttacaggttcctgggtgtccagctggacaataaactggagtggtccacaaacaccgatgctgtctacaagaaggccatgagcagactctatttcctcaggagactcaggtccttcagtgtttgcagcaggatgctccagatgttctaccagtctgtcatggctagcaccatcttctttgctgcagtgtgctgggttgcaggcattaaagcaaaggatgccaacagactcaacaaactcatcaaaaaggcagggtctgttgttggctgtagacttgataacttggacgaggtggtgagggacaggatggtgttgaaactgcggacaatcatggacagtccctcccaccccctccataacatagtggacaaactgaggagcagcttcagcaacagactcctgcagcctcgctgctccaaggaacggtacaggaagtcattcctgccgtccgccattaaactctataattcactcaaaccaactcaacaataattgtgtaatgtttatgttgtaattttatttctaatttattctatatttatgtatatatgcttataatgcttataatatgtatatattatattatgtatatattatatatatgcttataatatatgctgtatatatgcttataacattctaatctatctgtatttatttttttctgtctcgttactctgcattcgctgctactataattcaatttccccacggggatgaataaagtccatcttaatcttaattcaCCATATTAATCTTGTCCCATTTACtggttttgatttttattttgatttgacaGTTTAGGCCAGAGATGTCAGGCGTAAGGCCCGCAGGCTGGATCAGGCCAAACCAAAAGGGTTTAATCCGGCCCGAGAGATGATTACGTAAAGTATAAAAATGAACTGGAATTTTTCAGTCAACTGCTGTTCTAAATGCATCCATTGGATGGCGCAATAGCAATTATAAGCAAGCAACCTGTTTATAATAGGGCAGGGCAAGTAGGTCAAACAAGAGCCAATCGGATGAGCTCTTTTGTGTTTTGCCCGCGCGATTTATTACGGTTTCTACTTTTAGCATTTTATGCTTTTCACCCTCACTGCCCCAAAATGTCActgtcaaaaaagagaaaagtagaCACCGAGTGCAGAGTGTTTCAAGAAAGATAGTCATCCTCTTATTTTTTCGCGGAAGTGAATGGGAAAGCAGTATGTTTGTTGTGTTCACATGTTGCAGTGCTGAAAGAACATAACCTTCGTCGCCACTATGTGAGTTTTCACGCCCACAAATATGATAACTTTCAAggacagcagagaaaagagaaggtggaTGAACTGTTTTCTAGTCTAAAGAAACAGCAGTCCGTTTTTACTTACAGCTGAGACATCAGTGACGCTGCGGCCAAAGCTAGTTACCTTATTGCTAAAGAAATCGCGGTGGCTTCAAAACCATTTAGTGAGGGTAAATTCATAAAAACCTGCATGGTGAAGGCAGCGGAGATCGTGTGCCCTGAAAAGCGACAGGCTTTTGCAAATATCAGCCTGACAAGAAACACCATCGCAGACAGGATTTCTGATCTTTCAGTGGATTTGGACAGccagttaaaaaacaaagtcaaggcttttattgctttttcagTTGCAAGTGATGAAAGCATGGACATCAGAACTTTCAAATAAATTgaaatgatttattattaaCAGTGATGTTATGTTTGCACTATTTTGTATACACTGAGCTCAGGCTACAGCTTTTTGCTGATATGTTGATGTGCTATTGttcttaatttattttatttgtatatttaacCTATTCTTGATTTGTGAATGTGGTTCTTGCAGTTTTCTGGGCAATAaagttttatcatttttatctaCATTTCTGCCTGAGAAATGTCACCCTGATATAGTTCTGTGGTTTGGTTCTGTGAATCACTGAGACATTGCGTGTTCTCTGTCCTCAGAATTTTCAGTTAACTTGAAGTGTTTTGTGATTAATAGTGCTCTTGTGTTTGTCCTATTTTGGACAgtattaaacaaagaaaacaatctgaagttgttgtttttaagttaTATACCATGATTTTGCCGGTCCAGCCCGCTTGGGAATAGATTTTGCTCTATGTGGCCCCTGAGCTAAAATGAGTTTGACACCCATGGTTTAGGCTATATATGTTGTATATGGTCTCCTATTTAATAAATAGAATTTAATTTGGATAACCCTAGAGGCACCTTGTAAATCACAGTACGGTAATCAGCTATCTCAAAAGTACTTATAAATATGGCAAGGTGTGTCTTCATaaatttttctccttttcaaaGGGCCGATGGAGTAGAGAGGACAAAGGTCCAGCCACTTATGGGCTGCCCGTGTCTATCAAATGGTAGCAAGACCAAGCTTCGTGCCTCAGTGCTTACAGGGGGCATGTAGCCCCTGCTGCCCTCTTTGGAAAGTTTCTTATAACCTGAGCATTTGGTAAGGAGAAGCAGCATGCGAAGGGCTCCCGCCCTTCGGCCAGCCTTGTGCTATACTGTTTCCTCCTACCTTGTGGGTTGGCCTCCAAGGCGCAGTGCAAATTTTGGTGGCCCTGGCTGCACCCACAGTAGCCAGGGCCACCCTGGCCTAGATGCTTTCCAATGGTGTTTTCTAGTGGAATGTATTCTCATCATGTTTTTATGGGTCAGGAGGtattaaaatgtcttttgtgtCTCTACTTAAACTTAAGACAGTACAGGAGATTTCCAAAAGTCTTCTGATTGGAATGAATACTGACAAAGATGCCAACAGCCTCAGTATTTCCAGAACCAATTGTGGATCAAGATTAAGCTGGGTCAATGATTAAAAAAGATTTCCATGGTGTCCATTGTGCCACTGTATGTGATTTTTGTAAGAGGGTGGCACGGTCAAATTGTGACTGTCACCTTACAAAAAGAAGGAACTAGCATCTAATGAGACCTTTTGTATATTTTTTCCTATGGGTTTTCAACAGCTGTCTTTCACATTTGAAAGACATGCAGCCTCTGTAATCAATGTTGGTAACATTAATGGCCAAACCTGAATTTCTCCTGAGCCCTGTCAGGTGATGGTTTTCCCATTAATCTTTGTGCAGTTCCCAGGGGTCAagctgatttatttaaaaaaaataaagtgtttttcatTCTTTATAGTCCTGAGTGCAGTGCAGTGTGTTTTGTAGTATTTATAATTTTTAGAGTGCAGCATTATTTTTAGCTAAATGCATGTTCATGATTTTTTATTGCAAGATGTTTGCTGTTCTTTTATTCTAAAAACTCTGCAATCTGTTTAAATAGTTCCACTGGTCTCAACATTTCATATTAACTTTACCTGTGATTTTGAACAGAAGATCAACCCAGACATGGTGCACGGGCAGACGTGTTTCACTTATGGAGAGAGAACAAATGCACTAAGTTTTAAGTGTCTTCTGGGTCAGAGGAATTTTTCAAtgactttatttcttttattttgctaaaggaatcagaatcagagtactttattgatccctttagggggtgtccattagggaaattagcaaggCTAATAAAGCCTAGTAAATAAGACAACATAAAAGAGCACATTTACACAATATCCTTGCGCTTTTTAGCATTCATTTTGTTCTGACtcctgtcagtgtttgtgttatgTTTAGCGGGGGTGCTAAAcataacacaaacactgactggCGTCTTAGGGCATTACACCTACCACGAGTTTGTTTTTGAGAAGCCACCTACAGTACGTGTCACATGCGGGCACATGCGGGCTGTGCTCCACCGCAGTGTTGTTGTCTGAACCTTGGAGTAGATCCATCAGTAAGTACAGCTGACCGTGAACTCGTTTAAGTTAGGTTTAAGGCTGTTAAAGGCGCATTTAAGTTAAGAACAATTGGTTTatatgttttctgtttctgttttctgtagggggtcgtctaatcgttaggtcacatcttagttatgctgttataggccaaggctgccggggtccggaaacatgatcacctgacaggcctctgtcaccccactgggtcatggttttctctcctctcctctcctttcctctcctttcctcctcctcatcaagcagatgattatgctgattcttgtgtagtttttctgcttctcccccccctcccctctctatttatttacaggtatcgccgccttcggagctgcatgatgaccttcggccccgctgaagtgattgtatatcgtctttttgtgtgtgtttctgtgctctgtgcctctcctctccctctcatctcctctgctctcctctcccttcctctcctctttcccctcctcctcctcctccttctcctctcctctcctctacctctccttcactctacttctcttctcctctcctctacccctctcctctacccctctcctctcctctacccctctcctctcctctcctaccctacctattctatcctctacctgtcctcccccttctgctttctctttacccagccggccatcagcaggagggtccccctacatgagcctggtcctgctcaaggtttcttcctgttaaaggggagtttttccttgccactgttgcttgtctggggttaggccctgggattctggaaagcgccttgaaacaattttgattgtataagacgctatataaataaagattgatttgatttgatttgatttgtttggtAAACAATGCTCGCGggttcatgctaatgctaatgatagCGGGCTACAGTAGCTAGTAGTACGGCAGATTTAACTGCTTGCTAAGCCTTATTCACGTTGTTTATGGTGTTTATGTGAAAACTATTATTGCCGTTTACTGTGTTCATGCTGTTACTTACCTGATATGTAACCTGGAAAGAGGGGAACAAAGAAAGTGTAACCAGTGCTGTTGCatatatttaatttgatttaattgtAACATTCTCTGTATTTATTGTGTTGCAGTTTTACAACAAGACAAACAAAGAAATGTAAGGTCTCAGAAGATTTCAGTAAACTCTCAACCTGGAATCAAGTCTATGATCGCTATCTGTCTACAATACACCTGACGTGTTATCCAGGACAGaatacatttaattatttatcaaaCGCTTATACAAAAATGTGACAGTCCACAATCAGAGGATGCCCATATGACTTTATTTATGAATGAAATTGCTTTGCAAATCATCTGGCTTGAACAGATTTGTAATGATTGCAAAATAAATAGGCCTACAGTTTGGATTAACAAGATGACAAATATCGTGATTTATTTGTCCAACTCTTTTTTTATTAGTTCATTATATGATTTGTTCACCAGCAGTTTGTATGAGGAGAACAACATTCTGCCTTTAAGTAATGAAATTTTAATCATTTctaaaaacataaatgatcaTATCATTGATCATATCTTCTCTGCAATTAGAAATTAGTGTTATAACATAGTCTTCCCTctcatattattattatcattattattatcattattattattattattatattattattattattattattattattattacccatTAGCTGTGGTTTGTGTGAAGCTTGAttaatggatttaaaaaaaatattacccACATTAGATATTTGTTACTGTGGTCAATATTTATCAGTAGCGTTAATCTATATTCATATGTACCAATCTGTCCTCAGTGGTACCCTCCCATAGGCAATAATCGTATAGATTGCGGATTGGATCTTCAGATCGCTTTATCGTGGATAGTGTGGTTCGAGAGATTCAGTAGAATGGAGCGCTCGATTACCAGCTCTCCAGAATATCCAGTGTTAACTGCGCTTAACCAGAAGGTTGAAACTGGGCGGTTAGAGGGGAGGATCTACGAGAGTACATCAGCAGTGGAAAGTTCAGCGGAAGTGCAGAACTCTCTGCGCTGCAGGTGTTGTTTTCTCCGTGCGTAAATACACCCTCCTTGTAAAAGTTATTGTAGGTTCAAATACGGATATGTCAAATCTTCGACCAAGACTGTGTGTGCTGGAGAAGGTAGCCGATAGTTATGGGTTCCATCTACACACAGAGAAAGGCAAGAGCGGCCAGTTTATACGTCTCGTCGAGCCCGATACGCCCGCCTCCGCGTCTGGGCTGCTCGCTGGTGACCGCTTGATGTTCGTAAACGGAGAGAACGTGGAGGACGAGAACCACCAGCAAGTGGTAGCCAGGATACGATCCACCAGCGCAGTTTTAGAGCTAATCGTAGTGGATGCAGATACGGCAGAGTTGTTGAATAAACATAATCTGAAGTGCCAGAAAGAATTCGTAACGGAGGGCATTGTTCTGCCCAACAGGGACAACGTCTCGGAGCGCGGGGACGCAAAGAGCAACGGCGCTTCGAGGGAGTTGACCCCGCGAGAGGACGGAGACACCTCATCAGAAAATTCGAGAAACACGAGCGTCAGGTCCAGCACGGAGGTCAGCATACTAACGTTTATCTTatcaaataattatttttttagagAGTGCAGATACATATTCTTAATGATTTACA includes these proteins:
- the LOC130538503 gene encoding uncharacterized protein LOC130538503 — encoded protein: MSGPWQIRWTSWRRSHGPSGSTERPVSSDRDTTAAGKKKGGGLAVFLSNRWCSPEHIHVKERVCSPDVELIAIGLRPYYLPREFTNVIAITVYIPPTGKADSACDVIHSVTADLQTKHPGAFILITGDFNHASLKSTLPTFHQYVQCSTRDRKTLDLLYANITNAYTSTALPPLGKSDHNLVLLSPSYTPVVQQQPVTVRTVMKWSDGAMDCLRDALETTNWSALCEPHGEDLDGLTDCVSDYIKFCTENSVPTKKVRCYPNNKPWVTSDLKALLNKKKRAFTAGDPAELRSVQKELKRSLKESKDAYRKKLEERLERNQTRDVWSGMRTITGFQKKGIRSADGNVDQANELNQFFNRFDSSSPSPSCPNIPLDNNGSPSHLPEPLTPLPTSSPSPLLTPYMDPSMSPIPPTGLSFTSGQVRRELERLNQRKAAGPDGISPRVLRNCSRQLCGILQHLFNQSLHLQRIPVLWKTSCLVPVPKKTHPVAPSDYRPIALTSHIMKVMERLVLSHLRPLVSPFQDPLQFAYQPKVGVDDAVIYLLQRAYSSLDRLNTTVRVMFFDFSSAFNTIQPRLLRAKLEKMQMDAPLVSWIEDYLTGRPQFVRLRSCVSDPLMSNTGAPQGTVLSPFLFTTYTADFQYHSETCHLQKYSDDTVIVGCVENGQEDEYRDLVESFVRWSRENLLQLNVTKTKEMVVDFRKSKSPPSPVCISGKEVELVPSYRFLGVQLDNKLEWSTNTDAVYKKAMSRLYFLRRLRSFSVCSRMLQMFYQSVMASTIFFAAVCWVAGIKAKDANRLNKLIKKAGSVVGCRLDNLDEVVRDRMVLKLRTIMDSPSHPLHNIVDKLRSSFSNRLLQPRCSKERYRKSFLPSAIKLYNSLKPTQQ